One bacterium DNA segment encodes these proteins:
- the ilvC gene encoding ketol-acid reductoisomerase, with protein sequence MAAIFYDDDADPAAVSSRKVAVIGYGSQGHAHALNLRESGVEVRVGLRESSKSRTEAQDEGLTVGTVAEVSGWADVVMMLVPDQHMADLYAAEVAPNLADGDALMFAHGFNIHFDEITPEPGLDVLMVAPKGPGHLVRRTYTEGSGVPCLLAIHQDATGGAHALGLAYAWGIGGTRAGVLETTFREETETDLFGEQVILCGGLSALVKASFETLVEAGYAPESAYFETLHELKLIVDLMYEGGLSWMRYSVSDTAEWGDYSTGPRIITDETRRVMQDVLADIRSGRFAREWMAEARAGAPELLRRRAAERSHQVEQVGAGLRELMPFLTPKTPSD encoded by the coding sequence ATGGCTGCAATCTTCTATGACGACGATGCCGATCCCGCCGCCGTATCGAGCCGCAAGGTGGCGGTCATCGGATACGGGAGCCAGGGACACGCCCACGCCCTGAACCTGCGGGAGTCGGGCGTCGAGGTGAGGGTCGGCCTCAGGGAGTCGTCCAAGAGCCGCACCGAGGCCCAGGACGAGGGCCTGACGGTCGGCACCGTGGCGGAGGTCTCCGGCTGGGCGGACGTGGTGATGATGCTGGTGCCCGACCAGCACATGGCCGACCTCTACGCAGCCGAGGTCGCCCCCAACCTGGCGGACGGCGACGCCCTGATGTTCGCCCACGGCTTCAACATCCACTTCGACGAGATCACCCCGGAGCCGGGCCTCGACGTGTTGATGGTGGCGCCGAAGGGCCCCGGACACCTGGTGCGGCGCACCTACACGGAAGGTTCGGGGGTGCCGTGCCTGCTCGCGATCCACCAGGACGCCACCGGCGGCGCCCATGCCCTCGGCCTCGCCTACGCATGGGGTATCGGTGGCACCCGGGCCGGCGTGCTGGAGACCACCTTCCGCGAGGAGACGGAGACCGACCTGTTCGGGGAACAGGTAATCCTCTGCGGTGGGTTGTCGGCACTGGTCAAGGCCTCCTTCGAGACGCTGGTCGAGGCGGGCTACGCCCCCGAGTCGGCCTACTTCGAGACCCTCCACGAGTTGAAGCTGATCGTCGACCTGATGTATGAGGGCGGGCTGTCCTGGATGAGATACTCGGTCTCCGACACCGCCGAGTGGGGTGACTACAGCACCGGCCCGCGAATCATCACCGACGAGACCCGGCGGGTCATGCAGGATGTACTGGCGGATATCCGCTCGGGAAGGTTCGCCCGCGAGTGGATGGCCGAGGCCCGGGCCGGAGCGCCCGAGCTACTCAGGCGACGGGCCGCGGAGCGCAGCCACCAGGTCGAACAGGTGGGCGCCGGCCTCCGCGAGCTGATGCCCTTCCTTACCCCCAAGACCCCGAGCGACTGA
- the ilvN gene encoding acetolactate synthase small subunit produces MSVLVENKPGVLARVSSLFARRGFNIHSLAVGPAAEPGLSKMTIVVRAPELEQVKKQLHKLVNVVKITELDPGSSIEREIMLVRVRANSRQRSEVLQLATIFRATPVDVGVDSITFMVTGSPTKLNDLLELIRPFGLVDLVKSGRIAINREPKARKLKAVG; encoded by the coding sequence TTGAGCGTCCTGGTTGAGAACAAACCGGGTGTCCTGGCGAGGGTCTCTTCGCTGTTCGCCCGGCGGGGATTCAACATCCACTCCCTCGCGGTGGGGCCGGCCGCCGAGCCGGGGTTGTCGAAGATGACCATCGTGGTGCGGGCGCCGGAACTGGAGCAGGTCAAGAAGCAGCTCCACAAGCTGGTGAACGTGGTGAAGATCACCGAACTGGACCCCGGGTCCTCGATCGAGCGCGAGATCATGCTGGTCAGAGTGCGGGCCAACTCCCGGCAACGGTCCGAGGTCCTCCAGTTGGCCACCATCTTCAGGGCGACTCCGGTCGACGTGGGTGTCGACTCCATCACGTTCATGGTCACCGGCTCCCCCACCAAGCTGAACGATCTGCTGGAGCTGATCCGCCCGTTCGGACTCGTGGACCTGGTGAAGTCGGGGCGGATCGCCATTAACCGCGAACCCAAGGCCCGCAAGCTCAAGGCGGTGGGATGA